The following coding sequences are from one Carassius auratus strain Wakin chromosome 47, ASM336829v1, whole genome shotgun sequence window:
- the LOC113065147 gene encoding uncharacterized protein LOC113065147, with product MMLKVELASENPFIRDSHCTCKAGLGHCNHLLGLLYTLAHYLKMEHKSVPPRASKTSLPQTWHVPSRTLGLKPKPISTVSVSKVKPPNSSTYRVNRTSEGILPNVYCPVPVPLPCSEFEENLRENLKASGSRSHMFKLLTASNQQKQLVTTEFGDLPLGSVLSYQLPQQTVSFEEHPTLPLPPQPCSYATVLNQEEHDFYGGLIITSEDSLHLESGTRDQSSITWHRLRAERITSTSFKRVCSRVKDFDKLAADMCAKQTIQTKAMKRGIQLEPVAAAEYEKLTGNKLFPCGLIINHHAPHLGASPDRKVVDLTADPVHGLLEIKCPNKDSFKNCSYLTNAAGNFTLKKTHEYYYQIVGQMEISRFTWCDFFVKCNSDYHLEHIHFNKDEWEELKCKLDFFFFSCFLPVLCNRRV from the exons ATGATGTTGAAG GTGGAGCTGGCTTCAGAAAACCCTTTTATCCGAGACTCCCACTGCACTTGTAAAGCAGGATTGGGGCACTGTAATCATTTACTAGGACTACTATACACACTGGCTCACTACCTAAAAATGGAGCATAAATCTGTACCACCAAGAGCAAGTAAAACCTCTTTGCCTCAAACATGGCATGTGCCATCAAGAACATTAGGACTAAAGCCAAAGCCAATCAGCACAGTATCGGTTTCCAAAGTAAAACCACCAAATAGTAGTACCTATAGAGTAAACCGCACAAGTGAGGGAATTCTTCCAAATGTTTACTGCCCAGTCCCTGTCCCATTGCCCTGTAGTGAATTTGAAGAGAATCTGAGGGAAAACCTAAAAGCATCAGGCAGCAGAAGCCACATGTTTAAACTATTAACTGCCAGTAACCAACAAAAACAACTTGTCACCACAGAGTTCGGCGACTTACCTTTAGGGTCTGTTTTATCCTACCAATTACCCCAGCAGACTGTGTCCTTTGAAGAGCACCCTACACTGCCTCTTCCTCCACAACCATGCTCCTACGCAACTGTATTAAACCAGGAAGAACATGATTTCTACGGAGGTCTGATAATTACATCAGAAGATTCACTACACCTGGAAAGTGGCACCAGGGACCAAAGCAGCATCACTTGGCATCGGCTACGCGCAGAGAGGATCACATCAACATCTTTTAAGCGGGTCTGTTCTAGAGTTAAAGACTTTGACAAGTTAGCTGCTGACATGTGTGCAAAACAAACCATTCAGACCAAAGCTATGAAAAGAGGCATACAACTTGAGCCTGTTGCTGCTGCAGAATATGAAAAACTCACTGGAAACAAATTGTTTCCCTGTGGCTTAATAATTAATCATCATGCCCCTCACCTAGGAGCCTCACCTGACAGGAAAGTAGTTGACCTTACAGCAGATCCTGTCCACGGTCTTCTCGAGATCAAATGCCCAAACAAAGACAGCTTCAAAAACTGCTCGTATTTGACAAATGCAGCAGGGAACTTCACTCTAAAAAAGACCCACGAGTACTACTATCAGATTGTTGGACAAATGGAGATTAGTAGGTTTACCTGGTGTGACTTTTTTGTCAAATGCAATAGTGATTACCACCTGGAACATATCCATTTCAACAAAGATGAATGGGAGGAGCTGAAGTGTAAgcttgattttttctttttcagctgttTCTTACCTGTTCTCTGCAACAGGAGAGTGTAA